A genomic region of Ignavibacteria bacterium contains the following coding sequences:
- a CDS encoding acyclic terpene utilization AtuA family protein, producing the protein MKEKIRIASGQGFWGDLIDAPVKQASGGPVDYIMMDYLAEVTMSILQKQKLKDPNLGYARDIPVLMNRLLPLIKEKGFKVITNGGGVNPIACRDAVFAVAKKLGIKDLKIGVVLGDNILDNIDSLISKGVELKNMESGESVKTVRDKILSANVYLGAAGVVEALKQGADIVLTGRVTDTGLTLAPMIHEFGWDMNNFDLMAAGTVAGHILECGGQASGGNFLGDWRSVSDMARIGFPIAEAFPNGEVIITKHENTGGLVSVETVSEQLVYEIGDPKDYITPDCIADFTSIHLEQVGENRVRVHGVKGLPATPFYKVSMSYLDGYSAFGSLTYCWPDALDKAKAADEILRTRLSDLGLKFDEVRSEFQGYNACHGPIANKIDDPNEVVLRIGVRSQDKKAIERFGMEIAPLILTGPPGVTGFAGGRPKPSEVVAYWPALIPKKEVEYKVVVEGL; encoded by the coding sequence ATGAAAGAAAAGATTAGAATTGCGTCAGGGCAGGGATTTTGGGGTGACCTTATCGATGCTCCTGTTAAACAGGCATCGGGCGGACCCGTTGACTATATAATGATGGACTATCTCGCCGAGGTGACGATGTCGATTTTGCAAAAACAAAAACTGAAAGACCCGAATCTTGGTTATGCGAGGGACATTCCCGTTTTGATGAATCGTTTGCTTCCATTAATTAAAGAAAAAGGTTTTAAGGTCATAACAAACGGCGGGGGAGTGAATCCGATTGCATGCCGTGATGCGGTTTTTGCAGTTGCAAAAAAACTCGGCATAAAAGATTTGAAAATCGGTGTAGTACTTGGTGATAATATTCTTGATAACATAGATAGTCTCATTTCAAAGGGTGTTGAGCTGAAAAATATGGAAAGCGGTGAGAGTGTGAAAACCGTTCGCGATAAAATTCTTAGCGCAAATGTTTATCTTGGTGCAGCCGGTGTTGTAGAAGCGTTGAAACAGGGAGCGGATATTGTTCTGACGGGAAGAGTAACAGACACGGGGCTTACACTTGCTCCTATGATTCATGAGTTCGGATGGGACATGAATAATTTTGATTTGATGGCAGCGGGTACCGTTGCGGGGCATATACTTGAATGCGGCGGACAGGCAAGCGGGGGAAATTTTTTGGGTGACTGGCGCTCCGTGTCTGATATGGCGCGAATCGGTTTTCCGATTGCGGAAGCTTTTCCGAACGGTGAAGTGATTATTACAAAACATGAAAACACAGGCGGACTTGTTTCGGTTGAGACTGTCAGCGAACAACTTGTATATGAAATCGGTGACCCGAAGGATTATATTACACCTGACTGCATTGCTGATTTTACTTCAATTCATCTTGAACAGGTTGGTGAAAATCGTGTGAGAGTTCATGGAGTAAAAGGATTGCCTGCGACTCCGTTTTATAAAGTTTCGATGTCTTATCTTGACGGGTATAGTGCGTTTGGTTCGCTGACTTACTGCTGGCCTGATGCATTAGATAAAGCAAAAGCGGCTGATGAAATTTTGAGAACGCGGCTTTCTGATTTGGGATTGAAGTTTGATGAAGTGCGTTCGGAGTTTCAGGGATACAATGCGTGCCACGGTCCGATTGCAAATAAAATCGATGACCCGAATGAAGTTGTATTGAGAATCGGGGTGCGTTCTCAGGATAAAAAAGCAATTGAGAGATTCGGGATGGAAATTGCTCCGTTGATATTAACGGGACCTCCGGGAGTAACGGGATTTGCGGGCGGCAGACCTAAGCCGTCGGAAGTCGTTGCATACTGGCCTGCGTTGATTCCGAAAAAAGAAGTGGAATATAAGGTTGTGGTTGAAGGTTTGTAA
- a CDS encoding YCF48-related protein, with translation MNKLRKLSLTKSRLGGILYPATILLFFAFTFQSIPPGWYQQTLPRTDVLITDIYFIDSLKGWATARKNTNDSAYIFYTSNGGNNWSIQYQNKYYLTALQLINENTGYSVGSAPPGVIIKTTDGGINWFNVTGLSAYPLTDLFFTTVDTGWVCSDDLFDGGVYKTTNGGINWQLQLGVSFRPSRLFFINNDTGWSVCQNIRLFKTTNSGQNWIQQVSFPTGINNMYFINKNIGWLANTSSNQLNGIFKTTNGGQNWVTQIDPTPTGSGNNDVYFVDSLKGWIACGFAKILHTTDGGENWFVQTTPKAGYTKIQFIDSNKGWSAGSQIVHTTDGGGLSAIEQIGNEMPSEYKLFQNYPNPFNPNTKIRFSVKRQTTNVKLLIYNSIGEFIFEAFNGKLSAGTYEVQFNANNLSSGVYYYTLITDNFKETKKMLLIK, from the coding sequence GTGAACAAACTAAGAAAACTGAGCTTAACGAAGTCTCGCCTTGGCGGGATATTATACCCTGCAACCATACTTCTTTTTTTCGCATTCACATTTCAATCTATTCCTCCCGGATGGTATCAGCAAACTTTACCAAGAACTGATGTACTAATAACTGATATATATTTTATAGACTCATTAAAAGGATGGGCTACAGCAAGAAAAAATACAAATGATTCAGCATATATTTTTTATACTTCAAATGGAGGAAACAATTGGAGTATTCAATATCAAAACAAATATTATCTTACAGCATTGCAGTTAATTAATGAAAATACGGGTTATTCGGTGGGTTCAGCTCCACCCGGAGTAATAATTAAAACCACAGATGGAGGAATAAATTGGTTTAATGTTACGGGGTTATCTGCTTATCCTTTGACAGATTTATTTTTTACCACTGTTGATACCGGTTGGGTATGCAGTGATGACTTATTTGATGGAGGAGTCTATAAAACAACAAATGGTGGAATAAACTGGCAACTTCAATTAGGTGTAAGCTTCAGACCATCTAGACTTTTTTTTATTAATAATGATACAGGATGGTCTGTATGTCAAAATATACGATTATTTAAAACAACCAACAGCGGACAAAATTGGATACAACAGGTCTCATTTCCTACTGGAATAAATAATATGTATTTTATAAATAAAAATATCGGTTGGCTTGCTAATACTAGTTCAAATCAATTAAATGGTATTTTTAAAACAACAAATGGGGGTCAGAATTGGGTTACTCAAATTGATCCTACACCTACAGGTTCGGGTAATAATGATGTTTACTTTGTTGATAGTCTCAAAGGTTGGATAGCATGCGGTTTTGCAAAAATTTTACATACTACCGATGGAGGCGAAAATTGGTTTGTGCAAACAACACCTAAAGCTGGTTATACTAAAATACAATTTATAGATAGTAATAAGGGATGGTCTGCAGGAAGTCAAATTGTTCACACGACCGATGGTGGTGGACTTTCAGCAATTGAACAAATAGGAAATGAAATGCCCAGTGAATATAAACTGTTTCAGAATTATCCTAATCCGTTTAATCCCAATACGAAAATTAGATTTTCGGTCAAACGACAAACGACAAACGTAAAGCTACTAATTTATAATTCTATAGGAGAATTTATTTTCGAAGCATTTAATGGAAAATTATCGGCAGGGACTTATGAAGTTCAGTTTAACGCAAATAATTTATCAAGTGGTGTATATTACTATACTCTCATAACAGATAATTTTAAAGAAACTAAAAAGATGCTACTGATAAAATAA
- a CDS encoding FAD-dependent oxidoreductase has translation MKTTSIWKATADKQINFPPLQKDITVDVAIVGGGITGLMSALFLSEAGKKVAVFEALNVGLGTTGYSTGNLYSIVDEHLSKIKSKWDKEVMINVVKSRSRALDLIEQTINKFGIECDFARQPFHYFAEKLDDYAVEFLNEEHTTAQEAGLNATLTSDIPLNFPVERGLRIENQAQFHPLKFIRGLAEKVSDKFMIFENTKIEEIDEDNITLKTASNTIKADKIIIATHTPKGIFAVQSFMGPYREYGVAGTLKSGNYPQGIFWQVSEGKKHSVRSFNDNGKNYIMVIGEKHKTGQEDDSTNREQRLEKYLKVRCDIDTFEYRWGGQHYRSADGLAFIGQSFMTDDTYIATGFATDGLVYGTLAAMIIKDHILGKRNEYFEMYNSRRITPLKSAASFIKENINEVIQYLKDYPGNADADEFSEVKKDEGKIIEIKGEKCGVYRDEDDKLHIVSAVCTHMKCIVNWNNLEKSWDCPCHGSRFNCKGEVIEGPAFSGLTLLTETKLKNKK, from the coding sequence ATGAAAACTACATCAATTTGGAAAGCAACAGCAGATAAACAAATTAATTTTCCTCCTTTACAAAAAGATATAACCGTCGATGTTGCGATAGTCGGCGGCGGCATAACCGGGTTGATGTCAGCACTTTTTCTAAGCGAAGCAGGAAAAAAAGTTGCGGTCTTTGAAGCTCTGAATGTTGGCTTAGGAACAACCGGTTACTCAACGGGCAACTTATATTCCATTGTTGATGAACACTTATCAAAAATAAAAAGTAAATGGGACAAAGAGGTGATGATAAATGTTGTTAAATCGAGAAGCCGGGCTTTAGATTTGATAGAGCAAACCATTAATAAATTTGGGATAGAATGTGATTTTGCAAGACAGCCGTTTCATTATTTTGCCGAGAAGCTTGATGATTATGCAGTTGAATTTTTAAACGAGGAACATACTACTGCGCAGGAAGCGGGTTTGAATGCAACATTAACGTCTGATATACCTTTGAATTTTCCGGTTGAAAGAGGATTGCGAATTGAAAACCAGGCGCAGTTTCATCCTTTGAAATTCATTCGCGGACTTGCAGAAAAGGTTTCAGACAAGTTTATGATTTTTGAAAATACAAAAATTGAAGAAATTGATGAAGATAATATAACGTTAAAGACGGCATCCAATACCATTAAGGCAGATAAGATTATTATTGCAACCCATACACCAAAAGGAATTTTTGCCGTGCAAAGCTTCATGGGTCCTTACAGAGAATACGGAGTTGCGGGAACTTTGAAATCGGGAAATTACCCGCAGGGAATTTTCTGGCAGGTAAGCGAAGGCAAAAAACATTCCGTAAGGTCGTTTAATGATAACGGAAAAAATTATATTATGGTTATCGGTGAAAAGCATAAAACAGGTCAGGAAGATGACAGCACAAACCGTGAACAAAGGCTTGAGAAATATCTGAAAGTGAGATGTGACATAGATACGTTTGAATACAGATGGGGAGGCCAGCATTACCGTTCGGCAGATGGATTGGCATTTATCGGGCAATCATTCATGACAGATGATACATATATCGCAACGGGATTTGCAACAGATGGCTTGGTTTACGGAACGCTTGCGGCAATGATTATCAAAGACCATATTCTTGGAAAGCGTAATGAATATTTTGAAATGTATAACTCACGAAGAATCACTCCGTTAAAATCTGCGGCTTCGTTCATTAAAGAAAATATTAATGAAGTAATTCAATATTTAAAAGATTATCCGGGTAATGCTGATGCTGATGAATTTTCCGAAGTAAAAAAGGATGAAGGAAAAATCATTGAAATCAAAGGAGAGAAATGCGGAGTATATCGTGATGAAGATGATAAGCTTCATATTGTCTCAGCAGTTTGCACTCATATGAAGTGCATAGTGAACTGGAACAACCTCGAGAAATCCTGGGATTGTCCCTGCCACGGAAGCAGATTCAATTGTAAAGGAGAAGTTATCGAAGGACCCGCATTTTCGGGTTTAACTCTTCTTACTGAAACAAAATTAAAAAACAAAAAATAA
- a CDS encoding cyanophycinase, giving the protein MRASSEKVLKETGKIKKSRKKKGTLIVIGGHEDKTNQGIILKIIAKKIGSGKLVVLPFGSEYPDEMIDIYKKAFRRAGIKHLSFINIMNRKDSREIAKLKVLKNASGVFFTGGDQHKINSLIAYTPFCDAVKMIYEKGGLVAGTSAGASALSQTMIVYPQHKHEVEDIDHNEFDMAPGLGLLPDDILIDQHFSQRSRFGRLLSAVARNPRLLGVGLDENTAIMIEHGNKFKVIGNGLVYVFDGSCITFMDLRDTAYYMNVHIMSQGYSFDMKNRKPIIPKKKISSPEYAEEKITDN; this is encoded by the coding sequence ATGAGAGCAAGTTCCGAAAAGGTTTTAAAAGAAACCGGTAAAATAAAGAAATCACGTAAGAAGAAAGGAACTCTGATTGTAATCGGCGGACATGAAGACAAAACCAATCAGGGTATTATATTAAAAATAATCGCTAAGAAAATCGGTTCGGGAAAGCTTGTGGTATTACCTTTTGGAAGTGAGTATCCTGATGAAATGATAGATATTTATAAAAAAGCATTCAGGAGAGCAGGAATAAAACATCTGAGTTTTATTAATATTATGAACAGGAAAGATTCGAGAGAAATTGCAAAATTAAAAGTTTTAAAAAATGCAAGCGGAGTTTTTTTTACGGGAGGCGACCAGCACAAGATAAATTCATTAATTGCTTATACTCCTTTTTGCGATGCAGTGAAGATGATTTACGAAAAAGGCGGATTAGTTGCAGGAACATCGGCAGGAGCTTCGGCATTATCCCAGACAATGATTGTTTATCCGCAGCATAAGCACGAAGTTGAAGACATTGACCATAATGAGTTTGATATGGCGCCCGGACTCGGCTTATTGCCCGATGATATACTTATCGACCAGCATTTTTCGCAAAGAAGCCGTTTCGGAAGATTGTTGAGCGCAGTAGCAAGAAACCCGCGTCTTCTTGGGGTGGGTCTTGATGAGAACACTGCGATAATGATAGAGCACGGCAACAAATTTAAAGTAATAGGAAACGGACTTGTATATGTTTTTGACGGCTCATGCATAACGTTCATGGATTTAAGAGATACGGCGTATTATATGAATGTTCACATAATGTCTCAGGGATATAGTTTCGATATGAAAAACAGAAAACCCATTATACCTAAGAAAAAAATATCCAGCCCCGAATATGCAGAAGAAAAAATAACTGATAATTAA
- a CDS encoding NUDIX domain-containing protein: protein MNFIIHVSSVITDGDKILLVKEGKQILYNLYNLPGGHLEKNESFIEGALREVKEETGLTVEIDYLIDIVVTRSDNYYINFVFHANYLSCEPVPLEGEIQECKWFTVNEILNMPDEKLVRPNRFKQIINDYINGKRTDLNTFVNFVKAK, encoded by the coding sequence ATGAATTTTATAATTCATGTAAGCTCGGTTATAACGGATGGTGATAAAATTCTTCTTGTAAAAGAAGGGAAGCAAATTCTTTATAATTTGTATAATCTTCCCGGAGGACATCTTGAAAAAAATGAATCATTCATTGAAGGAGCGCTAAGAGAAGTTAAAGAAGAAACCGGACTGACAGTTGAGATTGATTATTTGATAGACATAGTTGTGACACGAAGCGATAATTATTACATCAATTTTGTTTTTCATGCAAATTATTTATCATGTGAACCCGTACCGTTAGAAGGAGAAATTCAAGAATGTAAATGGTTTACAGTTAATGAAATTCTTAATATGCCGGATGAAAAATTAGTGAGACCAAACAGATTTAAACAGATAATAAACGATTATATTAACGGCAAAAGAACTGATTTAAATACATTTGTTAATTTTGTAAAAGCTAAATAA
- a CDS encoding T9SS type A sorting domain-containing protein — translation MKKIILIISFIILVYQSAFSEYYKYFPLKIGNIFVYQYTYTNPSGTTNTRRTMKIVRDTIIEQKKYYYVQGVFNDWLRLDSFDGNLYAFDSIGCRQYSHEILIDSLLVDKSQFSNSCWFNTYSVCLDTNTSSIFGIQTKLKKLYYGIGGGPGFYSNTRHYSEKFGLYSITTNSGGSGFYASSNLSLTGCVIDNIVYGDTNSSSTNITNISNIAHDYQLSQNFPNPFNPSTKIKFQIPKSSFVSLKIYDLIGREVETLVSENLNTGEYQVQWNASNFPSGVYFYKLQTDNLTETKKMLLVK, via the coding sequence ATGAAAAAAATAATATTAATTATTTCATTTATCATTTTAGTTTATCAATCAGCTTTTTCCGAATATTACAAGTATTTCCCGTTAAAAATTGGTAATATTTTTGTTTATCAATATACATATACGAATCCTAGTGGCACTACTAACACAAGAAGAACTATGAAAATTGTTAGAGATACTATAATTGAACAGAAAAAATATTATTATGTCCAAGGTGTTTTCAATGATTGGTTACGACTTGATTCTTTTGATGGAAATCTGTATGCCTTTGATTCCATAGGATGTCGTCAATATAGCCATGAAATATTAATAGATTCTTTACTTGTAGACAAAAGCCAATTCTCAAATTCTTGTTGGTTTAATACTTATAGTGTTTGCTTAGATACAAATACATCTTCGATATTTGGTATTCAAACAAAGTTAAAAAAATTATATTATGGTATAGGAGGAGGGCCGGGTTTTTATTCCAATACAAGGCATTATTCGGAAAAATTTGGGTTATACAGTATAACTACCAATAGTGGTGGTTCAGGATTTTATGCTTCATCCAATTTAAGTTTAACAGGGTGTGTTATTGATAATATTGTATACGGCGATACCAATTCAAGTTCAACAAACATAACAAATATTTCAAATATTGCACACGATTATCAACTTTCTCAAAACTTTCCCAACCCTTTCAATCCTTCAACAAAAATAAAATTTCAGATTCCTAAATCATCATTTGTCAGTTTGAAAATTTATGATTTAATCGGACGTGAAGTTGAGACTTTAGTTTCGGAAAATTTGAACACGGGAGAATATCAAGTTCAATGGAACGCATCAAATTTCCCGAGCGGAGTTTATTTTTATAAACTCCAGACAGATAATCTTACTGAAACCAAAAAAATGCTGCTGGTAAAGTAA
- a CDS encoding NAD-dependent epimerase/dehydratase family protein, with translation MENILVIGCAGQIGSELTLALRKVYGENNVFATDIRKAPKEITHSGPFQILDVMDEKRLIHFVIRYKITQIYLLAAVLSGNAERLPLQAWDINMKSLLNVLDLSREVGIKKVFWPSSIAVFGDTTPKTDTPQLTIMEPSTVYGISKLAGERWCEYYHNKFGMDIRSVRYPGLISYKTEAGGGTTDYAVEIFYDAVEKKSYECFLKPDTTLPMMFMPDAIRGTIELMETEEKNLSIHSAYNIAGISFDPAELTDEIKKFIPDFSITYQPDFRQKIADSWPKSIDDSVARKDWGWKHEYDLNKMTKIMLEEIKKK, from the coding sequence ATGGAAAATATTCTTGTTATTGGTTGTGCGGGGCAGATTGGCTCGGAATTAACTCTTGCATTAAGAAAAGTTTACGGTGAAAATAATGTATTTGCTACGGATATACGCAAAGCACCGAAGGAAATTACACATTCAGGACCGTTTCAAATACTTGATGTGATGGATGAAAAAAGATTGATTCATTTTGTTATCAGATATAAAATTACGCAAATATATCTGCTCGCGGCAGTGCTATCGGGAAATGCGGAAAGATTACCGCTTCAGGCGTGGGATATAAATATGAAAAGTTTGTTGAACGTTTTGGATTTATCACGTGAAGTAGGGATTAAAAAAGTTTTCTGGCCCAGCTCGATTGCGGTTTTTGGCGACACTACTCCTAAAACAGATACACCGCAATTAACAATCATGGAGCCGAGCACGGTTTACGGAATCAGCAAACTCGCAGGGGAAAGATGGTGCGAGTATTATCATAATAAATTCGGGATGGACATTCGCAGCGTTCGATACCCGGGCTTGATAAGTTACAAAACAGAAGCAGGCGGCGGAACGACAGATTATGCAGTTGAAATTTTTTATGATGCGGTTGAAAAAAAATCTTACGAATGTTTTCTCAAGCCAGACACGACACTGCCGATGATGTTTATGCCTGATGCGATTCGCGGAACGATTGAGCTTATGGAAACCGAAGAAAAAAATCTTTCAATACATTCTGCATATAATATTGCAGGAATTAGTTTTGATCCTGCTGAACTCACCGATGAAATAAAAAAGTTCATACCTGATTTTTCGATTACATATCAACCCGACTTCAGACAGAAAATTGCCGACTCATGGCCGAAAAGCATAGATGATTCAGTTGCAAGAAAAGACTGGGGCTGGAAACATGAGTATGATTTGAATAAGATGACGAAAATAATGCTTGAAGAGATAAAGAAAAAATAA